A part of Paenibacillus sp. 481 genomic DNA contains:
- a CDS encoding class I SAM-dependent methyltransferase, with the protein MKQNKYDDAHFFAAYEKMPRSVQGLEGAGEWHMLKALIPELRNKHVLDLGCGYGWHCRYAREQGASSVIGVDISAKMLQKARELNDDTSISYIQMPIEDIHFPDSPFDVVISSLVFHYIQSFDTICKKVYDCLKPGGTFVFSVEHPIFTARSEQDWVVDDQGNRLHWPVDNYQVEGIRETTFLAADVVKYHRTISTYMNDVIRSGFRIQTVQESEPSDEMLKLVPEMKDELRRPMFLMISAQKEMTPAN; encoded by the coding sequence ATGAAGCAAAACAAATATGATGATGCCCATTTCTTTGCTGCATACGAAAAAATGCCTCGATCCGTCCAAGGACTCGAAGGTGCTGGCGAATGGCATATGTTGAAAGCACTCATTCCCGAGCTGCGAAATAAGCATGTACTCGATTTGGGCTGCGGTTATGGATGGCATTGCCGTTATGCTCGTGAGCAGGGCGCAAGTTCGGTGATCGGTGTAGATATATCTGCAAAAATGCTCCAAAAAGCCCGCGAACTCAACGATGATACTTCCATTTCATATATACAAATGCCTATAGAAGACATCCATTTTCCAGACTCCCCATTTGATGTTGTAATTAGTTCGTTGGTGTTTCACTATATTCAATCGTTTGATACAATTTGCAAAAAAGTGTATGACTGCCTAAAGCCTGGAGGCACTTTTGTGTTTTCTGTGGAGCATCCCATCTTTACAGCTCGCAGCGAGCAAGATTGGGTTGTTGATGACCAAGGCAATCGACTGCATTGGCCCGTTGATAACTATCAGGTAGAAGGAATCCGCGAGACAACCTTTTTAGCTGCGGACGTCGTAAAATATCATCGTACGATTTCGACGTATATGAACGACGTCATTCGTTCGGGCTTTCGCATCCAAACCGTGCAGGAGTCTGAACCTTCTGATGAAATGCTGAAGCTTGTGCCGGAGATGAAGGATGAACTTCGCAGACCTATGTTTTTAATGATTTCGGCGCAAAAAGAAATGACACCTGCAAATTGA
- a CDS encoding MurR/RpiR family transcriptional regulator translates to MKSSQANALLLMRSLYPSFSYTEKKIAKYVLAHPDKVLYATVTELAEKTETGETSVLRLCRNLGFSSYQQFKLALAKHQASVSHQVDDRLEEEQDRNEALAMLADKLASDSCTWLEHIRKQLDIGQLQRAVHAINSANQVLLIGMESTGFHSAVISEAQDQLLELGIDTIAVQELGLMTKRAAFLTSKDVLFIISSGQEHDEVLSAIQLARQKQATIIGLAANSGSEAAERVDIRLLVQADQEVHPSFQAKMMQLYVLQVLLSAIALEAKPSDPARNEIHIHN, encoded by the coding sequence GTGAAATCGAGTCAAGCGAATGCGTTGCTGCTCATGCGCAGCTTGTATCCGTCCTTTTCGTATACAGAGAAAAAAATCGCAAAGTATGTGCTAGCCCATCCTGATAAGGTATTGTATGCCACGGTTACAGAGCTGGCGGAAAAGACAGAAACAGGCGAAACAAGTGTCCTTCGCTTGTGCCGTAATTTAGGGTTTAGCAGCTATCAGCAATTCAAGTTAGCGTTGGCCAAACATCAAGCCAGTGTGAGTCATCAAGTGGATGATAGGCTAGAGGAGGAACAAGATCGAAACGAGGCCTTAGCTATGCTTGCAGATAAGCTTGCGTCAGATAGTTGCACATGGCTAGAACATATTCGTAAGCAGCTTGATATAGGGCAGTTGCAGCGTGCAGTGCATGCGATAAATAGCGCAAATCAGGTGTTATTGATTGGCATGGAGAGTACGGGCTTTCATAGCGCAGTCATAAGTGAGGCTCAGGATCAATTGCTAGAACTGGGGATCGACACTATAGCTGTGCAGGAGCTCGGACTGATGACGAAGCGAGCTGCATTTTTAACGAGCAAAGATGTGCTGTTCATCATTTCTTCAGGGCAGGAACATGATGAAGTGCTAAGCGCGATTCAATTGGCGCGGCAGAAGCAGGCCACGATTATCGGGCTCGCTGCTAATAGTGGGTCGGAGGCGGCGGAACGCGTAGATATTCGATTGTTAGTGCAAGCTGATCAAGAAGTCCACCCATCATTTCAGGCAAAAATGATGCAGCTGTATGTACTTCAGGTGCTACTATCAGCGATTGCATTAGAGGCCAAGCCAAGTGATCCAGCGCGTAACGAAATACATATACATAACTAG
- a CDS encoding DMT family transporter, with product MKRSWIADACLLFVAFIWGSTFIIVQHAIHTLPPLAFNAVRFLGAALLFVIVLLIAGRRAQRSLPSEQPSGLPSRLPSEPPSGLHSGRPNELPSGLHSGTSHAGNGLSKLRNRPLVKHGVILGVWLFGAYAFQTIGLLHTTTTNTGFITGLSVVLVPFITVWLSRQRLPLMTWAAATFALIGLYLLTFNGGAMDWNRGDLFVLLCAFCFAFHIALTGKYAPLYDTVALVTVQLATVGVLAALSSLLFEPLMTLTELWQALSHPPVWIALTVSIGLSTAFAFWAQTWCQRYTSASRVAVIYATEPVFAAITGVTFAGELLGTWAIAGCVLIFAAMILAELKWGKHEVQ from the coding sequence ATGAAACGTTCTTGGATCGCGGATGCTTGCTTGCTATTTGTCGCCTTTATTTGGGGCTCAACGTTTATTATTGTGCAGCATGCTATTCATACGCTGCCGCCACTTGCCTTCAATGCGGTGCGCTTCTTGGGTGCGGCGCTATTGTTCGTGATCGTCCTGCTGATCGCAGGCCGAAGAGCGCAACGTAGCCTGCCTAGTGAACAGCCAAGCGGACTACCTAGCAGGCTACCTAGCGAGCCGCCTAGTGGGCTACATAGTGGGCGGCCTAACGAACTGCCTAGTGGGCTACATAGTGGCACAAGTCACGCAGGTAACGGATTGAGCAAGCTGCGAAATCGCCCGCTCGTGAAGCACGGCGTTATTCTTGGCGTGTGGTTGTTTGGCGCATACGCCTTCCAAACGATCGGCTTGCTGCACACCACGACGACGAATACCGGATTTATTACTGGTCTGTCCGTTGTGCTCGTGCCATTCATTACCGTATGGCTCTCACGCCAGCGGCTGCCATTAATGACATGGGCGGCAGCAACGTTTGCCCTCATTGGCCTCTATTTGCTCACGTTTAACGGCGGCGCGATGGATTGGAATCGCGGCGATCTGTTCGTGCTGCTGTGTGCGTTCTGCTTTGCGTTCCATATTGCGTTAACGGGGAAATACGCACCGCTTTACGATACCGTTGCGCTCGTTACCGTGCAGCTCGCAACAGTGGGCGTACTCGCTGCACTCAGTTCACTTTTATTTGAGCCGCTGATGACTCTAACAGAGCTCTGGCAAGCATTAAGCCATCCGCCTGTCTGGATTGCCTTGACGGTGTCCATCGGCCTATCAACGGCGTTTGCGTTCTGGGCACAAACGTGGTGCCAGCGCTACACCTCTGCGTCACGCGTCGCTGTTATTTACGCGACGGAGCCTGTATTTGCCGCCATTACAGGTGTTACATTTGCGGGAGAGTTACTTGGCACGTGGGCCATAGCGGGTTGCGTCCTTATTTTTGCCGCGATGATTTTGGCGGAATTGAAATGGGGCAAGCATGAGGTACAATAG
- a CDS encoding phosphatase — MSVHHKMSWASLGAAIVVTVYYASVLFHLHLKGDIGLYSAEMTALARNVFGIAIVFQAIAMFIKFMSKDELPDKQFARQVSYRANQKALLFLVLAVACCAAYLINLSGRNDLYLSPLVGAHLLVSVLLAAWMIKHGMELLFYFRDRKKQSTDDFQDQF; from the coding sequence ATGTCGGTCCACCATAAGATGTCCTGGGCATCACTAGGAGCCGCCATCGTCGTTACAGTTTATTACGCATCAGTATTGTTCCACTTACATCTAAAAGGGGACATCGGACTGTACAGCGCAGAGATGACAGCACTTGCACGCAACGTGTTCGGCATTGCCATTGTTTTTCAAGCCATTGCGATGTTTATTAAATTTATGTCCAAAGATGAGCTGCCAGATAAGCAGTTCGCACGCCAAGTTTCATATCGCGCCAATCAAAAGGCGCTTCTGTTTCTCGTACTAGCTGTTGCTTGCTGCGCAGCATACTTAATTAACTTGTCCGGCCGCAACGATCTGTATTTATCTCCGCTAGTTGGGGCGCACTTATTAGTTAGCGTGTTACTAGCAGCATGGATGATTAAGCATGGGATGGAGCTACTGTTCTATTTTCGTGATCGGAAAAAACAATCCACTGATGATTTTCAGGATCAATTTTGA
- a CDS encoding MBL fold metallo-hydrolase yields MGVPRVYCACEVCQEARQSGLNRRYRSSVLLARGEERLLVDCGPDWTWQMEQAGLYWLDHILITHAHHDHIAGLPAYADACRWLERTGCVIAPAEVNDTIRIMYPWLDKHIRFVNIDGDWCWSDWSIKPIKVNHGKNGYAYAYRFERDGTSWVYASDAIGLEAEELVLFRKAELLILGTNFYYEQAPYHTRSVYDMVEAMQLIKDVQPKRTIFTHMSHDIDLRRTYPLPDHVALAKTGLTVSV; encoded by the coding sequence ATGGGCGTTCCTCGTGTGTATTGTGCGTGCGAGGTGTGTCAAGAAGCGAGGCAAAGTGGGCTTAACCGTCGCTATCGTTCATCGGTGTTATTAGCACGGGGCGAGGAGCGGTTGCTCGTTGATTGTGGCCCGGATTGGACATGGCAGATGGAACAGGCGGGTTTATACTGGCTAGATCATATATTAATTACGCATGCGCATCACGATCATATTGCAGGTCTGCCTGCATATGCCGACGCTTGTCGTTGGTTGGAGCGAACAGGGTGTGTGATTGCCCCGGCTGAAGTGAATGATACGATTCGAATCATGTATCCGTGGCTGGACAAACATATTCGATTTGTAAATATAGATGGTGATTGGTGTTGGAGCGACTGGAGTATTAAGCCGATTAAAGTGAACCATGGTAAAAATGGTTACGCGTATGCGTATCGCTTTGAGCGGGATGGTACGAGTTGGGTGTATGCCTCAGATGCGATCGGGCTTGAAGCGGAGGAATTGGTGTTATTTCGCAAGGCTGAGCTGCTCATTTTAGGAACGAACTTTTATTATGAGCAAGCGCCGTATCATACTCGGTCGGTGTACGATATGGTGGAGGCGATGCAGCTGATTAAAGATGTGCAGCCTAAGCGTACTATTTTTACACATATGTCGCATGATATTGATTTGCGGCGTACGTATCCGTTACCAGATCATGTTGCGTTAGCTAAGACAGGATTGACTGTCTCTGTATAA
- a CDS encoding nitroreductase family protein — MSIASVVRNRRSIHHYNDKPVERELILRLLDDAVWAPNHGMREPWRFIYADGNGKKRLVDGLIEIVMKTLKFKAMSDEQREKFKTHAHSVPAYLIVVMPEDARPAIWEEDLAAVSSLIQNFQLLAWEEGIGMLWHTGDYIYNKDFRELAGVQPGEKIVGVLRLGYFDETPAARPRTPAKELFTVLE, encoded by the coding sequence ATGTCGATCGCGAGTGTTGTCCGAAATCGTCGGAGCATCCATCATTATAATGATAAACCTGTAGAAAGAGAACTTATTTTGCGTCTGCTTGATGATGCAGTCTGGGCTCCTAATCACGGCATGCGGGAACCGTGGCGTTTTATATATGCAGATGGTAATGGGAAAAAAAGATTGGTCGATGGCCTTATTGAAATCGTAATGAAAACGTTGAAGTTTAAAGCGATGTCCGATGAGCAACGGGAAAAATTCAAGACTCATGCACACTCCGTGCCCGCTTACTTAATCGTTGTTATGCCTGAAGATGCGCGTCCGGCGATTTGGGAGGAGGATTTGGCGGCGGTTAGCAGCCTGATTCAGAACTTCCAACTGCTCGCTTGGGAGGAAGGTATCGGTATGCTGTGGCATACAGGGGACTACATTTACAATAAAGATTTTCGTGAACTAGCTGGTGTACAGCCAGGTGAAAAAATTGTCGGCGTGCTCCGTCTCGGTTATTTCGATGAAACTCCAGCAGCGCGTCCGCGTACACCGGCTAAAGAGTTGTTTACGGTTCTAGAATAG
- a CDS encoding sulfate/molybdate ABC transporter ATP-binding protein: protein MHIEVQALNKWFGSYHAVKDVHFSVEPGQLIGLLGPSGGGKTSVLRMLAGLEHPDSGEIRFHGKRVNEVPPQERGIGFVFQHYALFKHMTVFENIAFGLKIQKWPKDRIGYRVSELMELTGLSGVEKRYPHQLSGGQRQRVAFARALAPEPQLLLLDEPFAAIDAKIRKELRSWLKELIDRVGITSIFVTHDQDEAIEVADEIMIISQGRVEQKGTPWDIYKSPQTPFVAEFIGESTILANVHQLKGYEATVEWPSVKALIRPEYIEIGKRGELRLPSASESGRVKALHFRGSEWMIEVEVGSLTLKTYRSLESSTLQVGDEVQVLVHRVYLFNENDSWVMENHLKEDPMPIHI from the coding sequence ATGCATATTGAAGTACAAGCGCTAAATAAGTGGTTCGGGTCGTATCACGCTGTTAAAGATGTGCATTTCTCGGTTGAGCCAGGTCAGCTTATTGGCTTGCTCGGTCCTAGTGGAGGCGGTAAGACGTCTGTACTCCGTATGTTAGCGGGGCTGGAGCACCCAGATTCGGGTGAAATCCGCTTTCACGGCAAACGAGTAAATGAGGTGCCGCCGCAGGAGCGGGGCATTGGTTTTGTGTTTCAGCATTACGCGTTATTTAAGCATATGACGGTGTTCGAAAATATTGCATTTGGGCTAAAAATACAAAAATGGCCAAAAGATCGGATTGGGTATCGCGTCTCCGAATTAATGGAATTGACTGGTTTGAGTGGAGTTGAAAAACGCTATCCGCACCAATTATCAGGCGGGCAGCGCCAGCGTGTTGCCTTTGCTCGTGCCTTGGCGCCCGAGCCGCAGCTGCTGCTCTTGGATGAGCCGTTTGCCGCGATTGACGCCAAGATTCGTAAAGAGCTGCGCAGTTGGCTGAAAGAGCTCATTGATCGTGTGGGGATTACATCGATATTCGTCACGCATGATCAGGATGAAGCGATTGAAGTTGCGGATGAAATCATGATTATTAGCCAAGGTCGGGTCGAGCAAAAAGGAACACCGTGGGACATTTATAAATCCCCACAAACACCGTTCGTGGCCGAGTTTATCGGGGAGTCTACGATTCTGGCGAATGTTCATCAGCTCAAAGGATACGAAGCAACGGTCGAATGGCCGAGCGTTAAAGCACTTATTCGCCCAGAGTATATCGAGATCGGCAAGCGTGGTGAGTTGCGTCTGCCTTCTGCGAGCGAGAGTGGGCGTGTGAAGGCACTGCATTTTCGAGGTAGCGAGTGGATGATAGAAGTTGAAGTGGGTAGCTTAACGCTAAAAACGTATCGTTCGCTTGAAAGCTCTACGTTGCAAGTTGGGGATGAGGTGCAAGTGCTCGTCCATCGCGTGTATTTGTTTAATGAGAACGATAGCTGGGTGATGGAAAACCACTTAAAAGAGGACCCCATGCCCATTCATATTTAA
- a CDS encoding Cof-type HAD-IIB family hydrolase, whose translation MYKLIAIDIDDTLITDDKIVTEGTKHALEQAIAQGVTVTLATGRMYASAHKIALQTGLNVPLITYQGSLIKNVLDGHVLYECAVPHDAALRLLQYCKEHNIHLQLYINDHLFAHEENQKLIDYCTLNNNIPYTIEPDLDRLLASPSTKMLMIDEPETLDRIAPELRALLGPDVHITKSKPNFLEVTHRDGTKGNALRFLADHFGCKLEETIGIGDSWNDHELIETAGLGVAMENAVDSLKAIADYITLSNNDEGVRHAIEKFILNKTHTN comes from the coding sequence ATGTACAAGCTAATCGCAATTGATATTGACGACACCCTGATTACGGACGATAAAATCGTAACCGAAGGCACGAAACATGCGCTCGAACAAGCGATCGCGCAAGGCGTTACCGTTACACTAGCAACTGGACGCATGTATGCTTCCGCCCACAAAATAGCGTTGCAAACCGGCCTCAACGTTCCGCTGATTACGTACCAAGGCTCGCTCATCAAAAATGTGCTCGACGGCCATGTGCTGTACGAATGTGCAGTACCACACGACGCGGCACTGCGCCTGCTACAATATTGCAAAGAGCACAACATTCATTTGCAATTGTATATCAACGATCACTTATTTGCGCACGAAGAAAATCAAAAATTAATCGATTACTGCACATTAAATAACAATATTCCGTACACGATCGAGCCTGATTTGGATCGTTTGCTCGCTTCACCATCGACGAAAATGCTCATGATCGATGAGCCCGAAACGCTCGATCGCATTGCGCCAGAGCTGCGTGCCTTGCTCGGTCCTGACGTGCATATTACCAAGTCAAAGCCGAACTTCTTGGAAGTGACCCATCGCGATGGTACGAAAGGGAACGCACTTCGCTTTCTAGCCGACCATTTCGGCTGCAAGCTAGAGGAAACGATCGGCATAGGCGATTCGTGGAACGACCATGAATTGATTGAAACGGCTGGCCTTGGCGTTGCAATGGAGAACGCGGTAGATTCGCTTAAAGCGATCGCTGATTATATTACGTTATCGAATAACGATGAGGGTGTTCGTCACGCTATCGAAAAATTCATTTTAAATAAAACGCACACGAACTAA
- a CDS encoding adenosylcobinamide amidohydrolase: MQPFRKGSTMYASTCLPGVSLTWREEHVVVTLPELVPVWSNAVYHGGSWLTERIVNHMVTTEFDCSDPVQHMRNKCEQWEYHPVTSVGLITAAKLSHTSLKEKEGDAFSVLCCTTAGTLNAARAGIPRQVHSDYKPGTINTVIIVDGDIGQAAVWNLVMTATEAKCAALADTQLIDGETGKVATGTTTDAIVIAVINSGRYRAEHLYAGTATTIGNTIGCLVYDTVSEAVRTQHEVD, translated from the coding sequence ATGCAGCCTTTTCGTAAGGGTTCTACGATGTATGCGTCCACTTGTTTGCCAGGGGTGAGCCTAACTTGGCGCGAGGAGCATGTCGTCGTGACGTTACCGGAGCTAGTGCCGGTATGGAGTAATGCGGTATATCATGGCGGTTCGTGGCTTACGGAGCGTATCGTTAATCATATGGTGACAACTGAATTCGATTGTTCTGATCCTGTTCAACATATGAGAAATAAATGTGAGCAGTGGGAGTACCATCCTGTCACTTCTGTTGGTTTAATAACAGCTGCCAAGCTGTCTCATACTTCGCTGAAGGAAAAAGAGGGAGATGCTTTTTCGGTACTGTGCTGTACAACAGCAGGGACGTTGAATGCAGCTCGCGCCGGAATTCCGCGACAAGTGCATTCAGACTATAAGCCGGGGACGATTAACACGGTCATTATTGTAGATGGTGATATCGGCCAAGCAGCGGTATGGAATCTGGTCATGACTGCAACCGAAGCGAAGTGCGCAGCTCTGGCTGACACACAATTGATTGACGGGGAGACAGGGAAGGTCGCGACGGGAACGACAACGGACGCCATCGTGATTGCGGTTATAAACAGTGGTCGTTACAGAGCGGAACACCTTTACGCGGGAACTGCGACGACGATAGGCAATACAATCGGGTGTCTCGTGTATGACACGGTGTCTGAAGCAGTTCGAACCCAGCATGAGGTTGACTAA
- a CDS encoding lipoate--protein ligase — MKFIDNRGITDPRINLAIEEFVLKHLPMDEDSYLLFYINEPSIIIGKNQNTIEEINADYVKDQHIHVVRRLSGGGAVYHDLGNLNFSFLTKDDGQSFHNFRKFTQPVIDMLRSLGVEADLTGRNDIQVGERKISGNAQFATRGRMFSHGTLLFNSEMEHVASALKVRQLKIESKGTKSVRSRVANISEFLSEPLTMEQFRNSLLHYIFDKEADQVPQYHLSEEDWEQIHRISEERYQNWDWNYGRSPQSNIAHAKKFPAGIIDVRMDLKDGRIEMIKIYGDFFGVGEVSDIEEKLNNVRHEEQAVREALADVDIRHYFGNIELDDFVNLVMLVE; from the coding sequence ATGAAGTTTATCGATAACCGCGGTATCACTGATCCGCGCATTAATTTAGCGATTGAGGAATTCGTACTTAAACATTTGCCGATGGACGAAGATAGCTATTTGTTATTTTATATAAACGAACCTTCCATTATTATTGGTAAAAATCAAAATACGATTGAAGAAATCAACGCAGACTACGTGAAAGACCAACATATTCATGTCGTACGCCGTTTGTCTGGTGGTGGTGCCGTTTATCACGATTTGGGCAATCTGAATTTTAGCTTTTTAACTAAAGATGACGGGCAATCGTTCCACAACTTCCGTAAATTTACCCAGCCTGTTATCGATATGCTACGCTCGCTCGGCGTTGAGGCGGACTTAACAGGTCGCAACGACATTCAAGTCGGTGAGCGTAAAATATCGGGCAATGCCCAGTTTGCAACGCGCGGCCGCATGTTCAGTCACGGCACGTTGCTGTTCAATTCGGAAATGGAGCATGTCGCTTCCGCTTTGAAAGTACGCCAACTCAAAATTGAATCCAAAGGCACGAAATCGGTGCGTTCAAGAGTGGCGAACATCTCTGAATTTTTAAGTGAGCCGCTGACGATGGAGCAATTTAGGAATTCACTGTTGCACTATATTTTTGATAAGGAAGCGGATCAAGTTCCACAATACCATCTATCAGAGGAAGATTGGGAGCAGATCCATCGCATCTCCGAAGAGCGTTACCAGAATTGGGATTGGAACTATGGCCGCTCCCCACAATCGAACATTGCACATGCCAAAAAGTTCCCAGCAGGCATCATTGATGTTCGGATGGACTTGAAGGACGGTCGGATTGAGATGATCAAAATTTATGGTGATTTCTTCGGCGTCGGTGAAGTTAGCGATATTGAGGAAAAATTGAACAACGTCCGCCACGAAGAACAAGCTGTGCGCGAAGCATTGGCAGACGTGGACATTCGCCACTATTTTGGCAACATTGAGTTAGACGACTTCGTCAATCTTGTTATGCTCGTTGAATAG
- a CDS encoding sulfate ABC transporter substrate-binding protein produces the protein MKQGWSNRAFGIISATLCMIMLALSGCSSTASTGDPASPVVAQAEATSGESVTLVIGAYTVAKDALERIIPQFQAHWKEQTGQTVHFQQSYEASGTQARSIAGGMEADVAVFAMEGDVDKLVKANLVPQTWKSKDAYNGMVTSSIVVIGTRKDNPLGIKEWEDLTKPGVDVLYPNPRTSGGAQWDINAIYGAGLKLAAEKGVDGPQYAKRLLMNIHNNVISLDKSGRASMAAFEYGVGDAIVTYENELLSRISQGVPYEIVVPKHTIRIENPALVVDAYAKKHGTEKVAQAFVDYLRSEQAQRLWMEAGFRPVNKEVAAALPQAKADPEGLFTIEDMGGWDEVRKTIYSKKGIWYQVLAGIE, from the coding sequence ATGAAGCAAGGGTGGAGCAACCGAGCGTTTGGCATCATAAGCGCAACGTTGTGCATGATTATGCTCGCGCTAAGCGGTTGCAGCAGCACGGCCTCGACTGGAGATCCAGCCAGCCCAGTTGTTGCACAAGCCGAAGCTACATCTGGCGAGTCGGTTACACTTGTTATCGGTGCCTATACCGTTGCTAAAGATGCGCTGGAGCGCATTATTCCACAGTTTCAAGCGCACTGGAAGGAGCAGACGGGGCAAACAGTTCATTTTCAGCAATCGTATGAAGCTTCTGGAACACAAGCGCGCTCGATTGCGGGCGGGATGGAAGCTGATGTAGCCGTATTTGCGATGGAAGGGGATGTGGATAAGCTCGTAAAGGCGAATCTCGTTCCACAGACATGGAAGTCAAAAGACGCTTACAACGGTATGGTGACGAGTTCGATTGTTGTCATCGGCACGCGGAAAGACAATCCGCTCGGCATTAAAGAGTGGGAAGATCTGACGAAACCTGGTGTTGATGTGCTGTACCCTAATCCGCGCACGTCTGGTGGCGCACAGTGGGACATTAATGCGATCTATGGCGCTGGCTTAAAGCTGGCGGCTGAAAAAGGGGTGGACGGGCCGCAGTATGCGAAGCGTCTGCTTATGAATATTCATAACAATGTCATCTCGCTGGACAAAAGCGGGCGCGCATCGATGGCTGCATTTGAATATGGCGTGGGTGATGCGATTGTCACCTATGAAAATGAGCTGCTGTCTCGCATCAGCCAAGGCGTGCCATACGAAATCGTCGTTCCGAAACATACGATTCGGATCGAGAATCCTGCGCTCGTTGTTGATGCTTATGCGAAGAAGCATGGCACGGAAAAGGTGGCGCAGGCGTTTGTCGATTATTTGCGTAGTGAGCAGGCGCAGCGCCTGTGGATGGAGGCGGGATTCCGCCCCGTTAATAAGGAGGTAGCTGCTGCGTTGCCGCAAGCGAAGGCAGATCCTGAGGGATTGTTTACGATTGAAGATATGGGCGGCTGGGATGAAGTGCGTAAGACGATTTATAGCAAGAAAGGCATTTGGTATCAGGTGCTAGCAGGCATTGAGTAA